The following proteins are co-located in the Candidatus Terasakiella magnetica genome:
- a CDS encoding redoxin family protein codes for MGSHHSIHLHHVSEQAERKKTHYVSTYTPVLIALGLITILFSAYSFLNFDSPDESVGNNTPIFSLPPVEGEISGLNSNDFHGQYSLVSVFASWCEECQENHNFLLKLSTEQGLPVYGLNYKDRPEDARLWLDRHGNPFTKIGADLNGEVASKWGVYGLPEIFLLNDNGQVIYRHMGSMDIDRFNQDVLPLITKYGKQDEHIYPPEYR; via the coding sequence ATGGGCAGCCACCATAGCATTCACCTTCATCATGTATCAGAACAGGCTGAAAGAAAAAAAACTCACTATGTTTCCACATATACGCCCGTTCTGATCGCATTAGGCCTGATAACAATTTTATTTAGTGCATACAGTTTTTTAAATTTTGACAGCCCGGATGAATCGGTTGGAAATAACACACCGATCTTTTCCCTTCCTCCCGTCGAAGGAGAAATTTCGGGGCTGAACTCAAATGACTTCCATGGTCAGTATTCTCTGGTCAGCGTTTTTGCTTCCTGGTGTGAAGAATGTCAGGAAAATCATAATTTCCTTTTAAAACTATCAACTGAGCAGGGGCTTCCTGTTTACGGCCTGAATTATAAAGACCGACCAGAAGATGCCCGTTTGTGGCTGGATCGTCACGGTAATCCATTTACCAAGATCGGTGCCGACCTTAATGGGGAAGTTGCTTCAAAATGGGGAGTTTACGGTTTACCGGAAATCTTCCTTTTGAATGACAATGGCCAAGTCATTTATCGACATATGGGCAGTATGGATATTGATCGTTTTAATCAAGACGTTTTACCTCTGATCACCAAATATGGAAAGCAGGATGAGCATATATACCCCCCAGAATACAGATGA
- a CDS encoding c-type cytochrome, with protein MKKLSIKAKVAGLSAVIVVSATTAVLAHGGAMGIVKERMDLMSAIGKNMKAVAAMVKGETTFDAAVIETSAKSMAEHSTKINALFPKGSMDKPTEALPTIWEDWDRFAQLSNDLETEATKLGEVATTGDKRAVMMQFAKTGKVCSTCHTDFRVKKD; from the coding sequence ATGAAGAAACTTTCGATTAAAGCAAAAGTTGCCGGCTTGAGTGCTGTCATCGTTGTATCAGCAACAACTGCAGTACTCGCCCATGGTGGTGCGATGGGTATTGTCAAAGAACGCATGGATTTGATGAGTGCTATTGGCAAAAACATGAAAGCAGTTGCCGCTATGGTTAAAGGGGAAACTACTTTTGATGCCGCAGTGATTGAAACATCCGCAAAATCCATGGCTGAGCATTCCACTAAGATCAATGCCCTTTTCCCAAAAGGCTCAATGGATAAACCAACAGAGGCCCTGCCAACAATCTGGGAAGATTGGGACCGCTTTGCACAATTGAGTAACGATCTGGAAACGGAAGCCACAAAACTTGGCGAAGTCGCCACGACTGGTGATAAGCGTGCCGTGATGATGCAATTTGCGAAAACAGGAAAAGTTTGTTCAACCTGCCACACAGATTTTCGTGTGAAAAAAGATTAA
- a CDS encoding c-type cytochrome — protein MRLFLIITVMTMTVFASASQAQEFDASATYSEFCAACHGFDGSGMSAEIPDFTGDQNRLGKDENILTKIIMEGVEEADGTVLMPAFGGADPFSTEQSRELIQYLRENFGS, from the coding sequence ATGCGTCTTTTCCTCATCATTACCGTTATGACAATGACTGTTTTCGCTTCGGCGTCTCAAGCACAAGAGTTTGATGCTAGTGCAACATATTCTGAGTTTTGTGCCGCCTGTCATGGCTTTGATGGAAGCGGTATGAGTGCCGAAATTCCTGATTTCACAGGCGATCAGAACCGCTTAGGAAAAGACGAAAACATCCTTACAAAAATTATCATGGAAGGTGTGGAAGAGGCTGATGGCACAGTTTTGATGCCAGCATTTGGAGGAGCCGATCCATTCTCAACGGAACAATCTCGTGAACTCATTCAATACTTACGTGAGAACTTTGGGTCATGA
- a CDS encoding YncE family protein → MQKTLFSIAVAATAIMSISAFAEPFIYVAAGSANKVLVIDSENNQVVNEFDGIRNPHALAITPDGEYVITASLAAKKNEMGKMEGTLFVIHPEHGHIMSTRSLPGMVHHQAIKPTGRYVVSTHPTLGGVSITDLDGSPNDIFLKTGNGPNYTVFTKDSGRAFISNTGSGTISEVDTVTWKVVRTLDGGPTPEHLALSKDQKKLYSVNAKAGTVSETDIASGKVTRSFSIGKGAHGLDLSEDGQSIYATSKKSGVAVKIDIENETRTEIQLAPSPYHLEALTGTGKVFVSSSKSPKIWVIDAQTFKPVDEIAISGEGHQMVLSATHTD, encoded by the coding sequence ATGCAAAAAACACTTTTCTCAATTGCTGTTGCTGCAACAGCTATTATGTCTATCTCAGCCTTTGCCGAACCGTTTATTTATGTCGCCGCCGGAAGCGCCAATAAAGTGCTGGTTATTGATAGTGAAAACAACCAGGTCGTAAATGAGTTTGACGGTATCAGGAACCCCCATGCCTTAGCGATCACACCGGATGGTGAATATGTGATAACAGCTAGCCTTGCCGCAAAAAAGAACGAGATGGGTAAGATGGAAGGTACACTCTTTGTCATTCATCCTGAGCATGGCCACATCATGTCGACGCGCTCGCTGCCGGGTATGGTTCATCATCAGGCGATTAAACCTACAGGGCGTTATGTTGTATCGACACACCCGACATTAGGTGGGGTGAGCATTACGGACCTCGATGGCTCCCCAAATGATATTTTCCTAAAAACGGGCAACGGACCCAACTACACTGTTTTCACAAAAGACAGTGGACGTGCATTCATTTCTAATACAGGTAGCGGAACAATTTCTGAGGTAGATACCGTGACATGGAAGGTTGTACGAACCTTGGATGGCGGCCCTACGCCAGAACATCTCGCGTTATCTAAAGACCAGAAGAAACTTTACAGCGTAAATGCAAAAGCTGGAACAGTCTCTGAAACAGATATTGCATCTGGAAAAGTTACACGATCATTTTCTATCGGTAAGGGTGCGCATGGTTTGGACCTGTCAGAAGATGGACAGTCGATTTATGCGACCAGTAAAAAGAGCGGTGTTGCTGTAAAAATCGATATTGAAAATGAAACACGAACAGAAATTCAACTTGCGCCCTCTCCTTATCACCTTGAAGCGTTAACTGGGACAGGCAAGGTTTTTGTTTCCAGCAGTAAATCTCCAAAAATCTGGGTGATCGATGCTCAAACCTTCAAACCTGTCGATGAAATCGCCATATCGGGTGAAGGCCATCAGATGGTGTTAAGCGCCACCCATACGGATTGA
- a CDS encoding efflux RND transporter permease subunit produces MISNIIHWSINNRLIVILMTVLFVGWGSYSVMKTPLDAIPDLSDVQVIIKTSYPGQAPQVVEDQVTYPLTTAMLSVPGATNVRGYSFFGDSYVYIIFEDGTDLYWARSRVLEYLSQVAPNLPPEARAALGPDATGVGWVYQYALTDKSGKHDLSQLRSIQDWFLKYELQTVPGVSEVATIGGMVKQYQVIVDPDRLRAFGIPLSKVRMAIKNGNQEVGGSVIEMAEAEYMVRATGYIQSEEDLRSIPLGATSTGTPIVMGDIADIRVGPQLRRGIGELNGEGEAVGGVIIMRWGENALTTIEAAKAKIEELKKGLPEGVEIVETYDRSGLIERAVETLKEKLLEEFIVVALVCAIFLFHVRSALVIVASLPVGIIAAFVIMGQQGINANIMSLGGIAIAIGAMVDAAIVMIENVHKHMERIKITDENRWRVIADAASEVGAPLFFSLVIITLSFVPVFTLEAQEGRLFSPLAFTKTYAMGAAAILSITLVPVLMGYFIRGHVVHEHKNPVNRALIAMYRPFINVALRFPKTLIIVCLALAMTAVWPLKNLGSEFMPELDEGDLLYMPSAFPAISVGKVAEVVQQTNKLIRTIPEVETVYGKAGRADSATDPAPLTMIETTIKLKPKDQWREGMTIDGLKKELNQIVNVPSLTNTWIMPIKNRIDMLATGIKTPVGIKVAGPDLDVIAKVGEEIEKVVKNVPGTASVYAERVTGGRYVNVDIDRAAAARYGLNIKDVQDVVKTAIGGMTVTRTVEGRERYPVNLRYPRDVRDSVEQVKTLPIVTPNGAQIPLAEVANVKVVGGPGMIRSENARLNGWIYVDIADRDLGSYVVDAKKAVADQIKLPAGYSIAWSGQYEFMERAKQKLSVVVPVTIAIIVVLLFLNFKNLIEVGIIMGTLPFALVGGVWLLYLLGYNFSVAVGVGFIALAGVAVEIGVLMLVYLNQALDKCMDAIPDRRITYEDLNKSIIEGALMRVRPIMMTFSVVVAGLLPIMFGTGTGSEVMRRIAAPMVGGMISATALALLIIPAVFVIWKRAQMKKAEKKLKKLEAQEADS; encoded by the coding sequence ATGATCTCCAATATTATTCATTGGTCAATTAATAACAGGTTGATTGTTATTCTTATGACTGTGTTGTTCGTCGGATGGGGCTCCTATTCGGTGATGAAAACCCCACTGGATGCGATCCCTGACCTTTCTGATGTTCAGGTTATTATTAAAACAAGTTATCCCGGACAAGCGCCCCAAGTTGTAGAAGACCAAGTAACATATCCGTTAACAACTGCAATGTTATCGGTGCCTGGTGCAACCAATGTCCGTGGGTATTCTTTCTTTGGTGATTCTTATGTTTACATCATTTTTGAAGATGGAACTGATCTCTATTGGGCAAGGTCTCGAGTTTTAGAATATCTCAGCCAGGTTGCTCCAAATCTGCCACCAGAAGCTCGAGCTGCTTTAGGCCCTGATGCAACAGGTGTGGGCTGGGTCTATCAATATGCATTAACCGATAAATCTGGAAAACACGATTTATCTCAATTACGTTCCATCCAAGATTGGTTTTTAAAATATGAGCTCCAGACTGTGCCTGGTGTCTCTGAGGTCGCCACAATTGGTGGAATGGTCAAACAATATCAAGTGATTGTCGATCCTGATCGTTTGCGTGCCTTTGGTATTCCATTATCAAAAGTGCGTATGGCCATTAAAAACGGCAACCAAGAAGTTGGTGGTTCTGTCATCGAAATGGCCGAAGCTGAATATATGGTTCGTGCAACCGGTTATATTCAATCTGAAGAAGACCTACGTTCCATACCACTTGGGGCAACATCAACGGGCACACCGATTGTAATGGGCGATATAGCCGACATTCGCGTAGGGCCACAACTACGTCGTGGGATTGGTGAATTAAATGGAGAAGGTGAAGCTGTTGGTGGCGTAATTATCATGCGTTGGGGTGAGAACGCCCTAACAACGATTGAGGCTGCTAAAGCAAAAATAGAAGAACTTAAAAAGGGTTTGCCTGAAGGTGTGGAAATTGTTGAAACATATGACCGTTCGGGTTTGATCGAGCGTGCAGTTGAAACACTAAAAGAAAAGCTCTTAGAAGAATTTATCGTTGTTGCACTTGTTTGCGCAATTTTCCTCTTTCATGTGCGTTCAGCCCTTGTAATCGTAGCCAGTCTGCCAGTTGGTATTATTGCAGCCTTTGTCATCATGGGACAACAAGGTATTAACGCAAATATCATGTCACTTGGTGGTATTGCAATTGCAATTGGTGCGATGGTCGACGCGGCCATTGTAATGATCGAGAATGTACATAAGCATATGGAGAGAATCAAAATCACTGACGAAAACCGTTGGCGGGTTATTGCAGACGCGGCAAGTGAAGTTGGTGCACCATTATTCTTCTCTCTTGTCATCATTACTCTAAGCTTTGTGCCAGTTTTCACTTTGGAGGCTCAAGAAGGGCGACTGTTCTCACCACTTGCCTTCACGAAAACATATGCGATGGGTGCTGCGGCGATATTATCAATTACGCTTGTACCAGTTCTAATGGGTTATTTTATTCGTGGTCATGTTGTTCATGAACACAAAAACCCAGTAAACCGCGCACTTATTGCAATGTATCGTCCCTTTATCAATGTGGCTTTGCGTTTCCCAAAAACACTTATTATTGTCTGTTTGGCATTGGCAATGACAGCTGTTTGGCCACTTAAAAACTTGGGTAGTGAATTTATGCCTGAGTTGGATGAAGGTGATTTACTTTATATGCCTAGTGCGTTTCCAGCTATTTCAGTTGGCAAGGTTGCGGAAGTTGTTCAACAAACAAACAAGCTGATCCGCACCATTCCGGAGGTGGAAACTGTGTATGGTAAAGCGGGACGTGCAGACAGTGCGACTGATCCAGCACCACTAACCATGATCGAAACAACGATTAAATTGAAGCCGAAGGATCAGTGGCGTGAAGGCATGACCATTGACGGTTTGAAAAAAGAACTTAATCAAATCGTTAATGTACCCAGCTTGACCAACACATGGATCATGCCGATTAAAAACCGTATTGATATGTTAGCAACAGGTATTAAAACACCTGTCGGTATCAAAGTCGCGGGACCTGATCTTGACGTTATTGCCAAAGTTGGTGAAGAAATCGAAAAGGTCGTTAAAAATGTTCCAGGTACAGCATCTGTATATGCGGAACGTGTAACTGGTGGGCGCTACGTTAATGTTGATATTGATCGTGCAGCAGCTGCGCGTTACGGCTTGAATATTAAAGATGTTCAGGATGTTGTTAAAACAGCAATTGGCGGGATGACTGTCACACGAACTGTTGAAGGGCGTGAACGCTACCCTGTTAATTTGAGGTATCCTCGTGATGTTCGTGATTCTGTTGAACAAGTGAAGACTTTACCAATTGTGACGCCTAATGGGGCACAAATTCCTCTTGCTGAGGTTGCCAATGTTAAAGTTGTAGGTGGTCCCGGTATGATCCGGTCAGAAAACGCACGCCTAAATGGTTGGATTTATGTTGATATAGCAGATCGTGATCTCGGTTCTTATGTTGTTGATGCAAAGAAAGCTGTTGCCGATCAGATCAAGTTACCAGCAGGTTACTCGATTGCATGGTCTGGACAGTATGAGTTTATGGAACGGGCTAAGCAGAAATTGTCTGTTGTGGTTCCAGTCACGATTGCCATTATCGTTGTTCTTCTCTTCCTAAACTTTAAAAACCTGATCGAAGTTGGCATCATCATGGGAACTTTGCCATTCGCTCTCGTAGGTGGCGTTTGGTTACTCTATCTCTTGGGGTACAACTTCTCTGTAGCCGTAGGTGTCGGCTTCATCGCTTTGGCCGGTGTGGCTGTAGAGATCGGTGTATTGATGTTGGTTTATCTTAATCAGGCCCTTGATAAATGTATGGATGCTATTCCAGACCGTCGCATCACTTATGAAGATTTGAATAAGTCAATCATTGAAGGGGCTTTGATGCGTGTTCGACCGATTATGATGACCTTCTCAGTTGTTGTTGCCGGGCTGTTGCCGATCATGTTTGGTACCGGTACCGGTTCTGAAGTGATGCGCCGTATCGCTGCGCCAATGGTTGGCGGCATGATCAGTGCGACCGCACTTGCTCTTCTGATTATTCCCGCTGTGTTTGTTATTTGGAAACGAGCACAGATGAAAAAAGCGGAAAAGAAACTGAAAAAACTGGAAGCTCAAGAAGCAGATTCCTGA
- a CDS encoding RNA polymerase factor sigma-32 has protein sequence MSIYTPQNTDELQAYLRKAWDYPILSAEEEKKYLSDFLHAQCPSAAETLITSHLRLVVKIAMDAKGYGLPVADLIAEGNIGLLKALHKFDLSKEVRLSTYAMWWIKASVNDFILKNWSLVPLGTVNAQKKLFFSLRRVKRELEIIDNGELSKDQAQRIAAKVDTSVEDVQQINKRLFGRDQSLNAPVGDDTYSQHQDLLEDGGPNQEEVLVVRQETAIKKKAIKAALRRLEGRDREIVKARYLAEEPSSLKELGQRFGISSERVRQLEVRALESISAFIQRHVTYRQICHGNA, from the coding sequence ATGAGCATATATACCCCCCAGAATACAGATGAGCTTCAAGCTTATTTGAGAAAAGCATGGGACTATCCCATTCTATCTGCTGAAGAGGAAAAGAAATATTTATCTGACTTTCTTCATGCCCAATGTCCATCAGCAGCAGAAACCCTTATCACCAGTCATTTGCGTCTGGTTGTTAAAATTGCGATGGATGCAAAAGGCTATGGATTGCCTGTTGCTGATTTGATTGCAGAAGGGAATATCGGTTTGCTCAAAGCACTTCATAAATTCGATCTATCTAAGGAAGTCAGGCTTTCTACTTATGCTATGTGGTGGATCAAAGCATCTGTAAATGATTTCATTTTAAAGAACTGGTCACTGGTTCCTTTGGGGACAGTGAATGCACAAAAGAAACTGTTTTTCTCGTTGAGACGAGTGAAACGGGAGCTTGAAATTATCGACAATGGTGAACTGAGCAAAGATCAAGCCCAGAGAATTGCAGCAAAAGTTGATACCAGTGTTGAAGATGTACAGCAAATCAATAAACGTCTATTTGGTCGGGATCAGTCGTTAAACGCCCCCGTCGGAGATGACACCTATTCCCAGCATCAAGACCTCTTGGAAGATGGAGGGCCAAATCAAGAAGAAGTTTTAGTGGTACGTCAAGAAACAGCGATAAAGAAAAAGGCAATAAAAGCTGCTTTGCGTCGCCTTGAAGGTAGGGATAGGGAAATTGTGAAAGCAAGATACTTGGCTGAAGAACCATCTTCACTGAAAGAATTGGGGCAACGTTTTGGTATTTCCAGTGAACGAGTTCGCCAATTAGAGGTTCGTGCTCTGGAGAGTATTTCAGCTTTCATTCAACGCCATGTCACATACAGACAAATTTGCCATGGAAACGCATAG
- a CDS encoding DUF2933 domain-containing protein yields MKHLKSFFGSHMGMMLVCCLAMVGAYFVFASGIAEGSTLAALAPLIACVGVHFLMMKMTGKSCHDSHDGEKKKTKQLNANHHGIPKTNP; encoded by the coding sequence ATGAAACACCTCAAATCATTCTTTGGTTCCCATATGGGAATGATGTTGGTTTGTTGTCTTGCAATGGTTGGAGCCTACTTCGTGTTTGCCAGTGGTATTGCAGAAGGAAGTACATTGGCCGCTTTGGCTCCGTTAATTGCCTGTGTAGGCGTTCATTTCCTCATGATGAAAATGACAGGAAAGAGTTGTCATGATTCTCATGATGGAGAAAAAAAGAAGACGAAACAGCTGAACGCAAACCATCACGGCATCCCTAAAACCAATCCATAA
- a CDS encoding c-type cytochrome has product MFNPKDKEKFTVATPHGVFTVRENGLVKKLNKNTGYFMELISHPNNPNTLFASGYVSKTEKMGVVSSKDGGRNWQKLGDDANGIASFYAMAISAVSPRIIYGVDENIQASADGGKTWTVVSPIQGERMFEIAVSPLKPKTVYAGTFNGLFKSEDGAKTWKNIGPVDKPVASLQVTNKGQIHAFIYDYGYVTASEKDLKWKRHAKEFQKRALLNATIDPRNPKHIYGVSDTGAMMISKDAGETWGSFEGNQYASIDRIKAGKTLYEDNCVACHGEKGAGENPADPRAVDEEGLPLAPSLNDTMHAWHHSDDQIMSTILNGVERNERMIAWKEHDVSEEDAKSLVAYIKSLWNFNSLSCQGPRHMSCMH; this is encoded by the coding sequence GTGTTCAACCCAAAAGATAAAGAAAAATTTACCGTGGCAACACCTCATGGTGTTTTCACAGTTAGAGAAAATGGCTTGGTCAAAAAGTTAAATAAAAACACAGGCTATTTCATGGAATTGATATCCCATCCCAATAATCCGAATACCTTATTTGCAAGCGGCTATGTAAGCAAAACGGAAAAAATGGGTGTTGTTAGCTCAAAAGATGGGGGCCGGAACTGGCAAAAATTAGGTGACGATGCAAACGGTATAGCCTCTTTCTATGCCATGGCGATCAGTGCGGTTTCCCCGCGTATTATTTATGGGGTTGATGAAAATATACAAGCCAGTGCAGATGGCGGTAAGACCTGGACAGTTGTGAGCCCTATTCAAGGGGAACGTATGTTTGAAATTGCGGTTTCCCCCTTAAAGCCTAAGACGGTCTATGCAGGTACTTTCAATGGTCTTTTCAAAAGTGAGGATGGGGCTAAGACGTGGAAAAACATTGGCCCCGTCGATAAACCTGTCGCTTCTTTGCAAGTTACAAATAAGGGGCAGATACATGCCTTTATCTATGATTACGGTTATGTCACAGCCTCTGAAAAAGATTTAAAATGGAAACGCCATGCTAAAGAATTTCAGAAACGCGCCCTGCTAAACGCAACCATTGATCCGCGAAACCCAAAGCACATTTATGGTGTCTCAGACACTGGTGCGATGATGATAAGTAAAGATGCTGGTGAAACATGGGGAAGTTTTGAAGGCAATCAATATGCTTCAATTGACCGGATTAAAGCAGGTAAAACACTATATGAAGATAATTGTGTTGCCTGTCATGGTGAAAAGGGCGCGGGTGAAAACCCCGCAGACCCAAGAGCTGTTGATGAAGAGGGCTTGCCATTAGCACCTTCGCTCAACGATACAATGCATGCCTGGCATCATTCAGATGATCAGATTATGTCAACGATCCTGAACGGTGTTGAGCGCAATGAACGTATGATTGCCTGGAAAGAACATGATGTAAGTGAAGAGGACGCAAAAAGTCTTGTCGCGTACATTAAAAGTCTGTGGAACTTCAACAGCTTGTCGTGTCAGGGTCCACGACATATGAGCTGCATGCATTGA
- a CDS encoding c-type cytochrome, whose amino-acid sequence MSFSEQIPKIVIVGLLIGGIGVVVNNMMSGSSDATVVDVEMPGKLSAKAVKGKRTFSENCAACHGENGAGSEQGPPLIHNIYNPGHHGDESFYRAAVSGVTSHHWKFGNMPAQPQVSRYDMENVINFIREVQVENGIRYQAHKM is encoded by the coding sequence ATGAGTTTTTCAGAACAAATTCCTAAAATTGTAATTGTCGGACTGTTGATCGGCGGTATCGGTGTTGTTGTAAACAATATGATGTCAGGTTCTAGTGACGCTACTGTTGTCGATGTAGAAATGCCAGGAAAACTGTCCGCAAAAGCGGTAAAGGGTAAAAGAACATTTTCCGAGAACTGTGCAGCTTGCCATGGTGAAAATGGCGCAGGTTCTGAACAAGGCCCACCTTTAATCCATAACATCTACAATCCTGGTCATCATGGTGATGAATCCTTTTACCGTGCAGCAGTTTCTGGTGTCACAAGCCATCATTGGAAATTTGGTAATATGCCGGCACAGCCTCAGGTATCCAGATATGACATGGAGAATGTTATTAATTTTATTCGTGAGGTCCAGGTTGAAAATGGCATCCGATATCAAGCTCATAAAATGTAA
- a CDS encoding c-type cytochrome, protein MRTSSYLTSVLSLTLLVSSQAYAGNDQADSVKRGKYVMDIGGCVSCHTDKKYKGKELAGGLGLPTPFGTFYTPNITSDKEFGIGSWDTEQFIQAMTKGVSPDGSHYFPAFPYTSYAKMTRQDLVDLKAYLDTVPPVAKAAPEHDVPFPFNVREGMMVWKALFFDDSPFKQDPSKSAEWNRGAYLVNGPSHCVECHSPRNLLGGLDTENLLAGEPKSPEGEKIPSLLNSDESKFSKWSHTDTVFGLQMGMTPEGDFLGGSMGKVIANTTGKMTEADLKAIAAYLGKPDNKKTATNEPGQDKSGS, encoded by the coding sequence ATGCGTACATCTTCATATTTGACCAGTGTTTTATCTTTAACTCTTCTTGTCTCTTCCCAGGCTTATGCAGGTAATGATCAAGCTGATTCTGTAAAGCGTGGAAAATATGTCATGGACATTGGGGGGTGCGTTTCTTGCCATACAGATAAGAAGTACAAGGGGAAAGAACTTGCCGGCGGTCTAGGTCTTCCCACCCCATTTGGAACTTTCTACACCCCAAATATAACGTCAGATAAAGAATTTGGCATCGGTAGCTGGGATACTGAACAATTCATTCAAGCAATGACGAAAGGGGTCTCCCCGGATGGATCACATTATTTCCCTGCTTTCCCTTATACCTCATATGCGAAAATGACACGCCAGGACTTGGTTGACCTAAAAGCCTATTTGGATACTGTTCCACCTGTTGCAAAAGCTGCCCCAGAACATGATGTCCCATTTCCATTTAATGTGCGAGAAGGCATGATGGTTTGGAAGGCATTATTCTTCGACGACAGCCCATTCAAGCAAGATCCATCCAAGAGTGCTGAATGGAACAGAGGGGCTTATTTGGTCAACGGTCCAAGTCACTGTGTGGAATGTCATTCGCCAAGAAATTTACTTGGCGGACTGGATACGGAAAACCTGTTAGCGGGAGAACCTAAGAGTCCGGAAGGCGAGAAAATTCCAAGTTTGCTAAACAGTGACGAGAGCAAGTTTTCTAAGTGGAGCCATACGGACACAGTCTTTGGCCTACAAATGGGCATGACACCAGAAGGTGATTTCCTTGGCGGCTCTATGGGGAAAGTGATTGCCAATACAACAGGCAAAATGACTGAAGCAGACCTGAAAGCCATTGCAGCCTATCTAGGGAAACCGGATAACAAGAAA
- a CDS encoding copper-binding protein, which translates to MKKTLSIAMAALTIGFMSTAALAGSGHSDMKNMKGHEMNMAGINATGKVNAVKDGKVNISHGKIKELGWPPMKMDFAVAEGVDVSKVKPGQDVEFTLGKGKGGMYEIMGIKMAH; encoded by the coding sequence ATGAAAAAGACACTCTCAATTGCTATGGCTGCCCTTACAATCGGCTTTATGAGCACAGCGGCACTTGCCGGTTCTGGTCACAGTGATATGAAAAACATGAAAGGTCATGAAATGAACATGGCTGGCATCAATGCGACTGGTAAGGTAAATGCTGTTAAAGACGGCAAGGTCAATATTTCTCACGGTAAAATCAAAGAGCTCGGCTGGCCTCCAATGAAAATGGACTTTGCTGTTGCTGAAGGCGTTGACGTCAGCAAAGTTAAACCAGGCCAAGATGTCGAATTTACTTTGGGTAAAGGTAAAGGCGGCATGTATGAAATTATGGGCATCAAAATGGCTCATTAA
- a CDS encoding DsbA family protein: MMSLTMKSTYQIIFLSVIFMLSLITINDAHSQGLNDKEKAEVRKLVKETILQQPEIILEALQLLELKKQTATKQRIDEVLVSKANEIYFHPDDPVGGNPNGDVTLVEFFDYRCGYCKRVHDTVLKLVKEDGNIRYVYKEFPILGPESVFAAKAALASNYQDKYTVFSDLLMRSRGKYSKEKVFKIAEKAGLDIPQLKQDMNEHEDLINSIVQRNYALAQQLDITGTPGFIIGNMIIRGAADLNTLKAAVERTRNSKKKE, encoded by the coding sequence ATGATGTCGTTAACAATGAAAAGCACCTACCAAATTATATTCTTGAGCGTCATTTTTATGCTCAGTCTAATTACGATCAATGACGCTCACTCTCAGGGTTTGAATGATAAAGAAAAGGCAGAAGTACGGAAGCTTGTGAAAGAGACAATACTGCAGCAACCAGAAATAATCTTGGAAGCCTTACAGCTCTTGGAACTGAAAAAACAAACAGCAACAAAACAGCGTATCGATGAGGTGTTGGTATCCAAAGCCAATGAAATCTATTTTCACCCAGACGATCCCGTCGGTGGAAATCCAAATGGGGATGTCACTCTTGTTGAGTTTTTTGATTATCGTTGCGGTTACTGTAAACGTGTCCATGACACGGTTTTAAAGCTCGTTAAAGAAGATGGAAATATTCGATATGTATATAAAGAATTCCCAATCTTAGGCCCTGAATCTGTTTTTGCAGCAAAAGCCGCGTTAGCGTCAAACTATCAGGACAAATATACGGTTTTTAGTGATCTTCTAATGCGCAGCCGGGGGAAATACTCAAAGGAAAAGGTTTTCAAGATTGCTGAAAAAGCAGGGCTTGATATTCCTCAGCTTAAACAAGATATGAATGAGCATGAAGATCTTATCAACAGTATCGTCCAACGAAACTATGCCCTTGCACAACAACTCGATATTACTGGAACACCAGGCTTCATTATTGGAAATATGATTATTCGCGGTGCAGCAGATTTGAATACATTGAAAGCGGCTGTTGAGCGGACCAGAAATTCAAAAAAGAAAGAGTGA